One Dysosmobacter welbionis DNA segment encodes these proteins:
- a CDS encoding ABC-F family ATP-binding cassette domain-containing protein codes for MITVNDVSLNFSGQTLFKHVDLKFTPGNCYGIIGANGAGKTTFLRILSGDLEPTTGEVVISKDQRMSVLKQDHFQYDQYTVLDTVIMGNQRLYDIMKEKDALYAKEDFTDADGVKASELEAEFADMDGWEAESDVSRLIQGLGLSEDILYSEMSTLTAKEKVKVLLAQALFGKPDIILLDEPTNHLDIHAVEWLEDFILECESLIIVVSHDRHFLNTVCTNIVDVDYGGIKMYVGNYEFWYESSQMMQRLIRDQNKKKEEKIKELQEFVSRFSANKSKSKQATARRKLLDKLTVEEMPASSRRYPFVGFKMDREPGKEILAVEGLTKTVDGRKVLDNVSFRVNKGDKIAFVGEDEIATTTLFKILMEELEPDAGTFKWGTTITTSYFPLDNSAFFNDCDLNLVDWLGQYTADNAEEGTESFKRSFLGRMLFSGDDVYKPVKVLSGGEKVRCMLSRMMLFGSNALVLDQPTNHLDLESITAVNNGLIDFKGVVLFASHDHEFVQTIANRVMEFVDGKLIDKMCTYDAYIAGAREEMLARLNG; via the coding sequence ATGATCACAGTCAATGACGTCAGTCTCAATTTCAGCGGACAGACCCTGTTCAAGCACGTGGACCTGAAGTTCACCCCCGGCAACTGCTACGGCATCATCGGCGCCAACGGCGCCGGAAAGACCACCTTCCTGCGGATCCTCTCCGGGGATCTGGAGCCTACCACCGGCGAGGTGGTGATCTCCAAGGATCAGCGGATGAGCGTTTTGAAGCAGGACCACTTCCAGTACGACCAGTACACGGTGCTGGACACGGTCATCATGGGCAACCAGCGGCTCTACGATATCATGAAGGAGAAGGACGCCCTCTACGCCAAGGAGGACTTCACCGACGCCGACGGCGTGAAGGCCAGCGAGCTGGAGGCGGAGTTTGCCGACATGGACGGCTGGGAGGCGGAGAGCGACGTGAGCCGCCTGATCCAGGGCCTGGGATTGTCCGAGGACATTCTGTACAGCGAGATGAGCACGCTGACCGCCAAGGAGAAGGTGAAGGTGCTGCTGGCCCAGGCCCTCTTCGGCAAGCCGGACATCATCCTGCTGGACGAGCCCACCAACCACCTGGACATCCACGCCGTGGAGTGGCTGGAGGACTTCATCCTGGAGTGCGAGAGCCTTATTATCGTGGTGAGCCACGACCGCCACTTCCTGAATACTGTGTGCACCAATATCGTGGACGTGGACTACGGCGGGATCAAGATGTATGTGGGCAACTACGAGTTCTGGTACGAGTCCAGCCAGATGATGCAGCGGCTGATCCGGGACCAGAACAAGAAGAAGGAAGAGAAGATCAAGGAGCTCCAGGAGTTCGTCTCCCGCTTCTCTGCCAACAAGTCCAAGAGCAAGCAGGCCACCGCCCGCCGGAAGCTGCTGGACAAGCTGACGGTGGAGGAGATGCCCGCCTCCTCCCGGCGCTATCCCTTCGTGGGCTTCAAGATGGACCGGGAGCCGGGCAAGGAGATTCTGGCGGTGGAGGGCCTTACCAAGACCGTAGACGGCCGGAAGGTGCTGGACAACGTCAGCTTCCGGGTGAACAAGGGCGACAAGATCGCCTTCGTGGGGGAGGACGAGATCGCCACCACCACGCTGTTCAAGATCTTGATGGAGGAGCTGGAGCCGGATGCGGGCACCTTCAAGTGGGGCACCACCATCACCACCAGCTACTTCCCCCTGGACAACTCCGCCTTCTTCAACGACTGCGACCTGAATCTGGTGGACTGGCTGGGCCAGTACACCGCCGACAACGCGGAGGAGGGCACCGAGTCCTTCAAGCGGTCCTTCCTGGGGCGGATGCTGTTCTCCGGCGACGACGTGTACAAGCCCGTTAAGGTCCTCTCCGGCGGCGAGAAGGTCCGGTGCATGTTGTCCCGGATGATGCTGTTCGGTTCCAATGCCCTGGTGCTGGACCAGCCCACCAACCACCTGGACCTGGAGTCCATCACCGCCGTCAACAACGGCCTGATCGACTTCAAGGGCGTGGTCCTCTTCGCCAGCCACGACCATGAGTTTGTCCAGACCATCGCCAACCGGGTCATGGAGTTCGTGGACGGGAAGCTCATCGACAAGATGTGCACCTACGATGCGTATATCGCCGGGGCCCGGGAGGAGATGCTTGCCCGGCTGAACGGCTGA
- a CDS encoding RNA polymerase sigma factor: MLEYLATMETADDRTRFESLYLAYRGLMYHVAYHILKNPQDAEDAVHQSFVKLAEHMATIPDGPCPRTRNLVVTVAERKAIDLYRSHQRHPETELDEQTVWSAPPEGGGLADAMASLPPRYREVLLLKYYNGYSAREIAGFLSATPDAVTQTLHRARKKLAEILDERGETP; this comes from the coding sequence ATGCTGGAATATCTGGCAACCATGGAGACAGCGGATGATCGGACCAGGTTTGAATCGCTGTACCTGGCCTACCGGGGCCTCATGTACCATGTGGCCTATCACATCCTGAAAAATCCACAAGACGCAGAGGACGCGGTGCACCAGTCCTTCGTGAAGCTGGCGGAGCACATGGCGACTATCCCCGACGGCCCCTGTCCCCGGACGCGGAATCTGGTGGTGACGGTGGCGGAGCGGAAGGCCATCGATCTATATCGCTCCCACCAGCGCCATCCGGAGACGGAGCTGGATGAACAGACCGTCTGGTCCGCACCGCCGGAGGGCGGCGGTCTGGCCGATGCCATGGCATCCCTGCCGCCCCGGTACCGGGAGGTGCTTCTGCTAAAATACTACAACGGCTATTCCGCCCGGGAGATCGCGGGATTTCTCTCCGCCACCCCTGATGCCGTGACCCAGACCTTGCACCGGGCCCGGAAGAAGCTGGCGGAAATTCTGGATGAGAGGGGGGAGACGCCATGA
- a CDS encoding NAD(P)/FAD-dependent oxidoreductase, with translation MNADVVIVGAGPAGIFTALEMIKKGSRQKIVMVEKGQPVEKRHCPKDKTKKCVNCKPYCHITTGFSGAGAFSDGKLSLSYEVGGDLPTLIGADLAQETIDYADQIYLEFGADEHIEGLGHEEERKEIRRRAIQAGLKLVDCPIRHMGTEKAQGIYLAIERYLQENGVEMYFGYECSNLILENEVCKGVAISDGKTDLEIYAKHTVVATGRRGADWLEKLCAEHNIAHAPGTVDIGVRVEVRNEVMEMVNRVLYESKLVGYPKPFKNKVRTFCQNPGGFVSQENYDNNLAVVNGHSYKDLKSDNTNLSILCSHNFSIPFNQPIAYAQKVGELTNMLANGQILVQRFGDILDGKRTWQKELAQSNIRPTLPDAVAGDITAAMPYRAMTNIINFIQAMDYVVPGFAAYETLLYSPELKFYSNRVKMDTDFNTSLQGLHCLGDSSGWTRGLMMASVMGTLMGRKIAEEG, from the coding sequence ATGAACGCAGATGTTGTCATTGTTGGCGCCGGCCCCGCCGGTATCTTCACCGCTTTGGAGATGATTAAGAAGGGCAGCCGCCAGAAGATCGTCATGGTGGAAAAGGGACAGCCGGTGGAAAAGCGCCACTGCCCCAAGGACAAGACCAAGAAGTGCGTGAACTGCAAGCCCTACTGCCACATCACCACCGGCTTCTCCGGCGCCGGCGCCTTCTCCGACGGCAAGCTCTCCCTCAGCTATGAGGTGGGCGGCGACCTGCCCACCCTGATCGGGGCGGACCTGGCCCAGGAGACCATCGACTACGCCGACCAGATCTACCTGGAGTTCGGCGCGGATGAGCACATCGAGGGCCTGGGCCACGAGGAGGAGCGGAAGGAGATCCGCCGCCGGGCCATCCAGGCGGGGCTGAAGCTGGTGGACTGCCCCATCCGCCACATGGGCACCGAGAAGGCCCAGGGCATTTACCTCGCCATCGAGCGGTACTTACAGGAGAACGGGGTGGAGATGTACTTCGGCTATGAGTGCAGCAACCTGATCCTGGAGAACGAGGTCTGCAAGGGCGTGGCCATCTCCGACGGCAAGACGGACCTGGAGATCTACGCCAAGCATACCGTGGTGGCCACCGGCCGCCGGGGCGCCGACTGGCTGGAGAAGCTCTGCGCCGAGCACAACATCGCCCACGCCCCCGGCACTGTGGACATCGGCGTCCGGGTGGAGGTCCGCAACGAGGTCATGGAGATGGTGAACCGGGTGCTGTACGAGTCCAAGCTGGTGGGCTATCCCAAGCCCTTCAAGAACAAGGTCCGCACCTTCTGCCAGAACCCCGGCGGCTTCGTCAGCCAGGAGAACTACGACAACAACCTGGCAGTGGTGAACGGCCACTCCTACAAGGACCTGAAGAGCGACAACACCAACCTCTCCATCCTGTGCTCCCACAATTTCTCCATCCCCTTCAACCAGCCCATCGCCTATGCCCAGAAGGTGGGCGAGCTGACCAACATGCTGGCCAACGGCCAGATCCTGGTCCAGCGGTTCGGGGACATTCTGGATGGCAAGCGCACCTGGCAGAAGGAGCTGGCCCAGTCCAACATCCGGCCCACCCTGCCGGACGCCGTGGCCGGTGACATCACCGCCGCCATGCCCTACCGGGCCATGACCAACATCATCAACTTCATCCAAGCCATGGACTACGTGGTGCCGGGCTTCGCCGCCTATGAGACGCTGCTGTACTCCCCGGAACTGAAGTTCTATTCCAACCGGGTGAAGATGGACACCGACTTCAACACCAGCCTCCAGGGCCTCCACTGCCTGGGCGACAGCTCCGGCTGGACCCGGGGATTGATGATGGCCTCTGTCATGGGCACCCTCATGGGCCGCAAGATCGCGGAAGAGGGCTAA
- a CDS encoding DUF4367 domain-containing protein, producing MMISEEALYAAAPEAAEKFLSALPDREDCVHDFSPDFEARMATLLRRQRRRRHWRALLAAAAVLGALAAGLSVGAGDRTDCQIYWSQTDGELRYVIRLEHTTTRPFQDAQLRCVPEGFILVRGSTSEIRGERSLAYRRGEDASFTLMQTQGEDLVGSKGTACQGSEVEVNGRLGLLVEEETDSTEKDLLWTDGPYIFALHGKGLSAEELLEIARNVTW from the coding sequence ATGATGATCTCAGAGGAGGCCCTGTACGCGGCGGCGCCGGAGGCGGCGGAGAAATTCCTCTCCGCTCTGCCGGACCGGGAGGACTGCGTCCATGACTTCTCCCCGGACTTCGAGGCCCGGATGGCGACGCTGCTCCGCCGTCAGCGGAGACGGCGGCACTGGCGGGCCCTGCTGGCGGCGGCCGCCGTGCTGGGCGCCCTGGCGGCGGGACTCTCCGTGGGGGCGGGGGACCGGACGGACTGCCAGATCTACTGGTCCCAGACAGACGGGGAACTGCGGTACGTTATCCGCCTGGAGCACACCACCACCCGGCCTTTCCAGGACGCCCAACTGCGCTGTGTGCCGGAGGGCTTCATCCTGGTCCGCGGCAGCACCAGTGAGATCCGCGGGGAGCGAAGTCTGGCGTACCGAAGGGGGGAGGATGCCTCCTTCACCCTGATGCAGACCCAGGGAGAGGACCTGGTGGGTTCCAAGGGGACCGCCTGCCAGGGCTCTGAGGTGGAGGTCAACGGCCGCCTGGGCCTGCTGGTGGAAGAGGAGACGGACAGCACAGAAAAAGACCTGCTGTGGACGGACGGGCCCTACATCTTCGCCCTCCATGGGAAGGGCCTGTCCGCCGAAGAGCTGCTGGAGATTGCCAGGAATGTGACCTGGTGA
- a CDS encoding peptidase U32 family protein, producing the protein MAVKRDKPELLAPAGDMERLKMAVLYGADAVYLAGTSFGMRAFAGNFSDEALPQAVAFAHSHGVRVHCTINTMPRNDEAARLPEHLERLADAGVDALIVADLGAFTMAGKYAPRCERHISTQASICNYETARAWHDLGASRVILARELSLEEIRTIRDKTPADLEIEAFVHGAMCVSYSGRCLLSNYMTGRDSSRGACAQPCRYQYALVEEKRPGEYFPVFEDEQGTYILNSRDMCMIDHLGDLCGAGLSSLKIEGRAKSAYYAAIVTGAYRHCLDAAAAGESVDPVWRDEVEHVSHRPYSTGFYYGPPGQYYATSRYVREWQVAAVVTDCDSAGHAVLSLRNKFRAGDTVEIVGPDLRPFSITVPEMRDEAGASLVEPRTPQMKFYMDLPKAVPPYSLVRRGVDLSAK; encoded by the coding sequence ATGGCGGTTAAGCGGGACAAGCCGGAGCTGCTGGCCCCGGCGGGGGACATGGAGCGGCTGAAAATGGCCGTGCTCTATGGCGCGGACGCAGTGTATCTGGCGGGCACCAGCTTTGGGATGCGGGCCTTTGCGGGGAACTTCTCCGATGAGGCGCTGCCCCAGGCGGTGGCCTTTGCCCACAGCCACGGCGTCCGGGTCCACTGCACCATCAATACCATGCCCCGGAACGACGAGGCGGCCCGCCTGCCGGAGCACCTGGAACGGCTGGCGGACGCCGGGGTGGACGCCCTGATCGTGGCGGACCTGGGGGCCTTTACCATGGCGGGGAAGTACGCCCCCCGGTGTGAGCGGCACATCTCCACCCAGGCCAGCATCTGCAACTACGAGACCGCCCGGGCCTGGCACGACCTGGGGGCCAGCCGGGTGATCCTGGCCCGGGAGCTGAGTCTGGAGGAAATCCGCACCATCCGGGACAAGACCCCGGCGGACCTGGAGATCGAGGCCTTCGTCCACGGCGCCATGTGCGTCAGCTACTCGGGGCGGTGCCTGCTCTCCAACTATATGACCGGCCGGGACTCCAGCCGGGGCGCCTGTGCCCAGCCCTGCCGGTACCAGTACGCCCTGGTGGAGGAGAAGCGTCCGGGAGAGTATTTCCCGGTGTTTGAGGACGAGCAGGGCACCTATATCCTGAACTCCCGGGACATGTGCATGATCGACCACCTGGGGGACCTGTGCGGCGCGGGCCTCTCCAGTTTGAAGATCGAGGGCCGGGCCAAGTCCGCCTACTACGCGGCCATCGTCACCGGGGCCTACCGCCACTGTTTGGACGCCGCGGCGGCAGGGGAGTCCGTCGATCCCGTGTGGCGGGACGAGGTGGAGCACGTGAGCCACCGGCCCTACTCCACCGGCTTTTACTACGGCCCGCCGGGCCAGTATTACGCCACCTCCCGCTATGTCCGGGAATGGCAGGTGGCGGCGGTGGTGACGGACTGCGACAGCGCTGGGCACGCCGTGCTGTCCCTGCGGAACAAGTTCCGCGCCGGGGACACGGTGGAGATCGTGGGCCCGGATCTGCGGCCCTTCTCCATAACCGTGCCGGAGATGCGGGACGAGGCGGGGGCGTCCCTGGTGGAACCCCGCACCCCACAGATGAAATTCTATATGGACCTTCCCAAGGCGGTGCCGCCGTATTCCCTGGTGCGCCGCGGGGTGGACCTGTCAGCCAAATGA